Proteins from a single region of Candidatus Bathyarchaeota archaeon:
- the ilvC gene encoding ketol-acid reductoisomerase has protein sequence MVKMDFGGVQEDVITREEFPVAKAQQILKDEVVVSLGYGIQGAAQSLNMRDNGVKVIIGQEKEGIFKKEWDKAVADGWVPGKNLFPLEEAAKKGTIKMFLLTDAGQKAVWPKVKATLKKGDALYFSHGFSIVYKEQTGVIPPKDIDVILVAPKGSGTSVRRNFLDGSGINSSFAVFQDATGKAWDRAKALGIAIGSGYLFPTTFEKEVYSDLTGERGTLMGALAGILEAQYNTLRAHGHSPSEAFNETVEELTQSLIRLVDENGMDWMYCNCSETARIGALRWKERFRSATQPVFDSLYELVATGEETRIVLEKSKAPDYREKLACELTEMGQSEMWRAGKTVRSLRPKKKQQ, from the coding sequence ATGGTGAAAATGGATTTCGGAGGCGTCCAAGAAGACGTCATCACCCGTGAAGAGTTTCCAGTGGCGAAAGCCCAACAAATCCTAAAAGACGAAGTCGTCGTCTCCCTCGGATATGGCATACAAGGTGCAGCCCAATCATTAAACATGAGAGACAACGGCGTAAAAGTAATCATTGGACAGGAAAAAGAAGGCATTTTCAAGAAAGAATGGGACAAGGCAGTTGCAGACGGCTGGGTTCCAGGCAAAAACCTCTTCCCGCTTGAAGAGGCAGCGAAAAAAGGAACCATCAAAATGTTCTTGCTCACTGATGCTGGACAAAAAGCAGTATGGCCAAAAGTGAAAGCCACCCTAAAGAAAGGGGACGCACTCTACTTTAGCCACGGCTTTAGCATAGTCTACAAGGAGCAAACAGGCGTCATCCCACCCAAAGACATAGACGTCATCCTTGTTGCACCGAAAGGCAGTGGAACCAGCGTCCGCAGAAATTTCCTTGACGGAAGCGGCATAAACAGCAGTTTTGCAGTCTTCCAAGATGCAACAGGAAAAGCATGGGACCGCGCCAAAGCACTCGGCATCGCCATCGGCTCAGGATACCTGTTCCCAACAACGTTTGAGAAAGAAGTCTACAGCGACCTCACAGGCGAACGTGGCACACTTATGGGTGCATTGGCAGGTATACTCGAAGCCCAATACAACACGTTGCGCGCTCATGGTCACAGCCCGAGCGAAGCCTTCAACGAGACCGTCGAAGAACTCACGCAGAGCCTAATCCGCCTAGTAGATGAGAATGGCATGGACTGGATGTACTGCAACTGCAGCGAAACGGCACGCATCGGCGCCTTAAGGTGGAAAGAACGCTTCCGCAGTGCAACTCAGCCAGTGTTTGACAGCCTCTACGAACTGGTCGCTACTGGAGAAGAAACACGCATCGTACTGGAGAAAAGCAAGGCACCTGATTACCGCGAAAAACTTGCGTGTGAACTAACCGAGATGGGTCAAAGCGAAATGTGGCGTGCAGGAAAAACCGTGCGCTCGCTAAGACCTAAAAAGAAGCAACAATAA